Genomic segment of Natronoarchaeum philippinense:
GCTCTGGCGCTGCTCTTCGAGGCCCTCGGCGTCAGGGAGGTCTTCTTCCTTCTCTTGGAAGTACGGTTCGACCGCTTCCATCTGGTCGTAGAAGTGGTCCATGTCCACCACGAGGTCCTTGACGACATCTTGGTGGGGGAGTGGCTCGATTCGGACCGGCTCTTCGAGTTCGACGAGTTGGGTCTTGCAGCCGAGCCGCTGGCTGCCGTTGACGAAGAAGGCGTCCGAGCCACAGACTGCCTGTCGGCAGGAGTGACGGAACGTCAGCGACGAGTCGAAGTGATCGCGCGCGTAGATTAGCGCGTCGAGCACGGTCATCCCTTTCTCGAAGGGGACGTGGAAGTCGTCGAAGCGAGGCTCTTGCTTGCCTTCGACTTCCGGATCGTACCGGAACACTTTGAGCTGGACCGCCTCTTCGTCCGCGGCGGCTTCGGCGTCAGCCTGCGCTTGCTCGTCGCGCTCGGCTTGCCGCTCGCGCTTCTCGCGCATCCGGCGGTCTTGATGAGCCGAACCGGTGCTCGGTTCGGTCTGTGCGTCCTCTGTCTCTGCGCTTGCATCCTGAGTACTCATGCGATCGAAACACCCGCCATGACGGTTGCGACGCGAATTCCCTGCGCGACCAGCACGATGCCGGCGGCGATCAGCCCCCACTTGACGACGGTCTTTTGCGTTCCCTCGATCCCTTGGTTGACCAGCGCGTTGTAGACGCCGTTGATGCCGTGGAACGCCGCGGTCACGAGGAACAGCACCATCGTCGCGAAGTACGCGGGATTCTGCATGCGCGCTTCCGTGCCCGCGAGTTCGATCTCGTAGGCGTGGGTCACGAAGTGGAGCTGGAAGAAGTGGAACGCCAGCACGACGATCAGGAACGCAGCCGTGATCCGCTGGAGCAGCCACCGCGTCCCGCCGCGGTCGAACGAGGAGTAGCGTTCGGCCATCAGGCACCCACCCCGCTAAGGAACGTCGGCACGCTTGCAACGACGATGACTGCTGTGACGACCAACGAGACGTAGAAGCTCTTGTCCTGTGACTCGAGACCGACACCGAGGTCGACCATCAACAGCCGAACGCCGTTGAGGATATGGAACACGGCGACCGCGAGCAGACCGACTTCCAGCACGCGCACGATCAGCAAGTCCTCCAGTCCACCG
This window contains:
- a CDS encoding succinate dehydrogenase/fumarate reductase iron-sulfur subunit; this encodes MSTQDASAETEDAQTEPSTGSAHQDRRMREKRERQAERDEQAQADAEAAADEEAVQLKVFRYDPEVEGKQEPRFDDFHVPFEKGMTVLDALIYARDHFDSSLTFRHSCRQAVCGSDAFFVNGSQRLGCKTQLVELEEPVRIEPLPHQDVVKDLVVDMDHFYDQMEAVEPYFQEKEEDLPDAEGLEEQRQSPENREKIKMSSRCIWCGACMSSCNIAAGDNEYLGPAAINKAYKFAMDDREGEDLKQHRLNILEQEHGVWRCQTQFSCTNVCPKDIPLTEHIQELKREAVKNNLKFW
- a CDS encoding succinate dehydrogenase hydrophobic membrane anchor subunit, with protein sequence MAERYSSFDRGGTRWLLQRITAAFLIVVLAFHFFQLHFVTHAYEIELAGTEARMQNPAYFATMVLFLVTAAFHGINGVYNALVNQGIEGTQKTVVKWGLIAAGIVLVAQGIRVATVMAGVSIA
- the sdhC gene encoding succinate dehydrogenase, cytochrome b556 subunit, which encodes MSQSYNRGLVEDFGRWKEFSAGMWAWIFHKFTGWVLIGYLFTHIAVLSTATEGAATYNNTLGGLEDLLIVRVLEVGLLAVAVFHILNGVRLLMVDLGVGLESQDKSFYVSLVVTAVIVVASVPTFLSGVGA